One window of the Macaca thibetana thibetana isolate TM-01 chromosome 13, ASM2454274v1, whole genome shotgun sequence genome contains the following:
- the LOC126933575 gene encoding 2-iminobutanoate/2-iminopropanoate deaminase-like, whose product MSSLIKRVISTAKAPGAIGPYSQAVLVNRTIYISRQIGMDPSSGQLVSGGIAEEAKQALKNMGEILKAAGYDFTNVVKTAVLLADINDFNAVNEVYKQYFKSNFPARAAYQVAALPKGSQIESEAVAVQAPLTTASL is encoded by the coding sequence ATGTCATCCTTGATCAAAAGGGTGATCAGCACCGCAAAAGCTCCAGGGGCCATTGGACCCTACAGTCAAGCTGTGTTAGTCAACAGGACCATTTACATTTCAAGACAGATAGGCATGGACCCTTCAAGTGGACAGCTTGTGTCAGGAGGGATAGCAGAAGAAGCTAAACAAGCTCTTAAAAACATGGGTGAAATTCTGAAAGCTGCAGGCTATGACTTCACTAATGTGGTGAAAACAGCTGTTCTTCTGGCTGACATAAACGACTTCAATGCTGTCAATGAAGTCTACAAACAGTATTTCAAGAGTAATTTTCCTGCTAGAGCTGCTTACCAAGTTGCTGCTTTGCCCAAAGGTAGCCAAATTGAAAGTGAAGCAGTAGCTGTCCAAGCACCGCTGACAACAGCATCACTATAA